TATTCTGTGCTGAGAATTAATATACGATTCTCTAAGTGCAAGAGATTTAGCAGAGGGTTAATTATCTCCAATATCTATTTTGAGTATAGCTTTCTTCTCATTAGACATAGTAGCTGAAAGGAATATGTTTCCTTTTCTGATGTTCAGAGATGGGTTCCCTTTGCCCAGGGATGCCTTAGAGAAGGAAGACGATTCTGTTAGTTGGTCGTACATCTTATTGTACAAGTCGTTGTCAGTTGGCATGGGCCTGTCAGGCACATACAGAGCATACTCAATGCTGTACTTGCTGTAGTCATAAGGATTGGAGACCAGCAGCGACATCTGGGTGTTGTCAAATTTGTAGCTCAGCACCCCGACAGTGCCACAGGCTGTGTATGGTGTCTTGACGAACACGCAGACTCCTTTCTCCCCTCTGTTgatggtgggtggtggtgggcTTTGCAAACGGCCACTGTAACTGTAGGTCCTGTCAGATACACATTGTGGATGTATTATAGTCTTAAAAGGTCCGATACTCCTTTGTATTCTTTAAAttacaacaacatgtatttatatagcaccattaatatagtaaaacatcctaagttgcttcacaggagcattatcaaacaaattttgacactaagtcacataaggagatattagggctgatgaccaaaagctcagtcaaaaaggtagattttaaagagcgtcttaaaggaggagagagaggtggagaggtaaagaggtttagggagggaataccaaAGCTTAGGGCCTGAAGCTGAAGACATagttgccaatggtggaacaattaaaatcaggaatgctcaagaagctagaattggaggagcgcagag
The Heterodontus francisci isolate sHetFra1 chromosome 25, sHetFra1.hap1, whole genome shotgun sequence genome window above contains:
- the LOC137384075 gene encoding uncharacterized protein; the protein is MSKSIESIMEAVDSSRCVGIEISNKSMHYVLTEPVTYSYSGRLQSPPPPTINRGEKGVCVFVKTPYTACGTVGVLSYKFDNTQMSLLVSNPYDYSKYSIEYALYVPDRPMPTDNDLYNKMYDQLTESSSFSKASLGKGNPSLNIRKGNIFLSATMSNEKKAILKIDIGDN